A region of Moorena producens PAL-8-15-08-1 DNA encodes the following proteins:
- a CDS encoding response regulator — MIRLLLADDQPIFRQGLAALLSLEDDLEVVGEANHGEEAIALTQKLQPDIILMDVRMPICDGVQATREIHTRYPWIRILVLTTFDNDDYVFQSLQAGALGYLLKSTPAPKVAAAIRSLYQGYSQLGPTIAPKVFSQLNNTQPEREKTDYHAQFNQRELEILKLLGQGKSNREIAAALNLTEGTIKNHLTNIFCELDVRDRTQAALWAYQNL; from the coding sequence ATGATTCGACTTCTATTGGCTGATGATCAACCCATCTTTCGTCAGGGACTGGCGGCACTGTTGTCCCTGGAGGATGATCTCGAGGTGGTGGGTGAAGCCAATCACGGTGAAGAGGCCATTGCCCTCACCCAGAAGTTACAGCCTGACATTATCTTGATGGATGTGCGGATGCCCATCTGCGATGGCGTGCAAGCAACCCGAGAAATCCATACCCGCTACCCCTGGATTCGGATTCTGGTCTTAACCACCTTTGACAATGATGACTATGTGTTCCAGTCTCTTCAGGCTGGGGCATTGGGCTATTTGCTTAAAAGCACTCCAGCACCTAAGGTGGCAGCGGCCATTCGCAGTCTGTATCAGGGATACAGCCAATTAGGTCCTACCATCGCTCCAAAGGTGTTTTCTCAACTGAATAATACCCAACCTGAACGGGAAAAAACAGATTATCATGCTCAATTCAATCAGCGGGAACTAGAGATCCTGAAGCTGTTGGGACAGGGTAAAAGCAATCGAGAAATTGCAGCCGCCCTTAATCTTACCGAAGGCACGATTAAAAATCATCTAACTAATATTTTCTGTGAGTTGGATGTTCGCGATCGCACCCAGGCTGCCCTCTGGGCCTATCAGAATCTTTAA
- a CDS encoding alpha/beta fold hydrolase has protein sequence MKQVQFGAGLMISISLMGCLGNQPLPLTAKTASAAKSQTAVAPLLQRELFFGDPEITGAQLSPDGKFLAFQKPLDGVINVWVKGIDEPMEAARPVTADAESPIIIYFWSADGRYILYGQDKGGNENFHIYAVEAKSLGETSPVTRDLTPVEGITAMIYSIPKRTPNHIIIGLNERNPQFHDVYRLDLTTGERTLLIQNDENIALWTTDLDGNVRIGYRQSLEGGHEILAVQKDGLTPVYTCRIEETCRPIRFHKDGQRVYLISNRDGNLIQLELLNLESQQSQVVEVDPENQVDFGRAVFSQATDELIATSYVGDRIRIYPQNDKIAADLAFLKQQLPDVDIVLQSLTIDDRFALIGTRSDVNPGSTYLFDRSTQTLEKLYDDRPELPREHLATMQPIRYTARDGLEIPAYLTLPQGVDPVKLPVIVMPHGGPWGRDMWGYRPFPQFLANRGYAVLQPNFRGSTGYGKAFLNAGNNEWGTGAMQHDLTDGVQYLIDAGIADPERVGIFGVSYGGYATLAGLAFTPDIYAAGASMVGPSNLITLLKSIPPYWESIKASFALRVGDPDDPSDRTRLEAQSPLFSADQIQAPLMVVQGANDPRVKQAESDQIVAALRDNGRPVEYLIAPDEGHGFRKEINSLAMTAALEKFLAEHLGGRYQAEMSSKVQAQLEKLTVDIDTVTVNESGEPEIVELDPAIYNRYVGTYQLLPNMQIAIRVEEQQLLAQATGQEAFTLYPVSETKFLAQVADITIQFNFSADETVNGLTLYQGGQELIASKVK, from the coding sequence ATGAAACAAGTTCAATTTGGTGCAGGTTTGATGATTTCTATTAGTTTGATGGGTTGCCTTGGCAATCAACCGCTGCCGCTAACGGCAAAAACTGCTAGCGCTGCTAAAAGTCAGACCGCTGTAGCACCGTTACTTCAGCGGGAACTATTCTTTGGCGATCCAGAGATTACGGGTGCCCAGCTTTCCCCCGACGGTAAGTTTCTGGCCTTTCAAAAACCTCTAGACGGCGTGATCAATGTGTGGGTTAAGGGCATCGATGAACCGATGGAAGCTGCTCGTCCAGTCACGGCTGATGCTGAAAGCCCAATTATAATTTACTTTTGGAGCGCCGATGGTCGTTACATTCTCTACGGCCAGGATAAAGGGGGCAATGAGAATTTTCACATTTATGCGGTTGAAGCTAAATCTTTAGGTGAGACTAGCCCGGTAACCCGCGATTTAACCCCTGTAGAGGGGATTACGGCCATGATCTACAGCATTCCTAAACGGACTCCCAACCACATCATTATCGGTCTTAACGAGCGCAATCCCCAGTTTCATGATGTCTATCGTTTGGATTTGACAACAGGCGAGCGGACGCTGCTGATTCAAAATGACGAGAATATTGCCCTCTGGACAACGGATTTAGACGGTAATGTGCGCATCGGCTATCGCCAAAGCCTGGAAGGGGGGCATGAGATTCTGGCGGTGCAAAAAGATGGATTAACACCTGTTTACACCTGTCGAATTGAAGAAACCTGTCGTCCCATTCGATTTCATAAAGATGGCCAACGGGTGTATCTGATCAGCAATCGGGATGGGAATTTAATCCAGTTAGAGCTGCTTAATCTCGAAAGCCAGCAGAGTCAGGTCGTGGAAGTTGATCCTGAAAACCAGGTGGATTTTGGCCGTGCAGTGTTTTCACAAGCGACTGATGAGTTGATTGCTACCTCCTATGTTGGCGATCGCATCCGCATCTATCCTCAAAACGACAAGATAGCGGCTGATCTAGCCTTTCTGAAACAACAACTGCCCGACGTTGATATTGTGTTGCAATCCCTTACTATCGATGATCGCTTTGCGTTGATTGGAACCCGGAGCGATGTGAATCCCGGGTCTACTTATCTATTTGATCGTAGTACTCAAACCCTGGAAAAACTCTACGATGATCGGCCAGAGCTGCCCAGGGAACATTTGGCCACCATGCAGCCGATCCGCTATACAGCCCGTGATGGTCTAGAGATTCCAGCCTATCTGACCCTGCCCCAGGGGGTAGACCCAGTGAAGCTACCGGTGATTGTCATGCCCCACGGTGGACCTTGGGGACGAGATATGTGGGGGTACAGGCCGTTTCCCCAGTTTCTCGCTAATCGTGGCTACGCCGTTCTCCAACCCAACTTTAGAGGGTCCACTGGCTATGGTAAAGCCTTTCTCAATGCCGGTAACAACGAATGGGGCACGGGTGCAATGCAGCATGACCTGACGGATGGCGTGCAGTATCTGATTGATGCAGGGATTGCCGATCCAGAGCGTGTGGGAATTTTTGGTGTCTCCTATGGAGGCTATGCCACCCTAGCTGGTTTGGCATTTACGCCAGATATTTATGCTGCCGGTGCATCTATGGTGGGGCCATCGAATCTGATTACCTTGCTCAAGTCAATTCCTCCCTATTGGGAGTCGATCAAGGCTTCCTTTGCTCTGCGGGTGGGAGATCCGGATGATCCGAGCGATCGCACCCGTCTAGAAGCCCAGTCACCGCTATTTTCCGCCGACCAAATTCAAGCCCCGCTGATGGTGGTTCAGGGAGCCAACGATCCCCGAGTTAAGCAAGCGGAGTCAGACCAAATTGTGGCCGCATTGCGAGACAATGGCCGACCGGTGGAATATCTGATTGCCCCCGATGAAGGCCATGGTTTCCGTAAGGAGATCAACTCGCTGGCCATGACAGCTGCATTAGAGAAGTTTTTAGCTGAACATTTAGGCGGACGTTACCAGGCCGAGATGTCTTCAAAGGTACAGGCTCAACTAGAAAAATTAACTGTTGATATTGACACTGTCACAGTTAATGAATCCGGTGAGCCTGAGATTGTTGAACTTGACCCAGCAATTTACAACCGCTATGTGGGAACCTACCAGTTACTCCCTAATATGCAGATCGCTATTCGAGTCGAGGAACAACAACTACTCGCCCAAGCCACAGGGCAGGAAGCGTTTACCCTTTATCCTGTTTCAGAGACTAAATTCTTGGCTCAGGTTGCAGATATCACGATTCAATTCAATTTCTCAGCAGATGAAACGGTTAACGGACTAACACTTTATCAAGGGGGTCAGGAATTGATTGCATCCAAGGTGAAGTAA
- a CDS encoding DUF262 domain-containing protein encodes MAELEPQAKSIQYVYTSWYSENKLYVNRRYQRKLVWTLKEKQKLIESIIKKYPIPAILIAELDNPPETYEIIDGLQRLHSIISFIETAFCTEYKKYFDLQYFPTAKSRADEGAFVPNPKAKSYLSQKEVTAILDYNLAFSLMRNATETEVNDVFDRINTYGHRLSDQERRQAGVQNDFSNMVREIASILRGDQTDTNILTLQQMPSISIDLPKTKQNYTVQADDVFWVKQGILRSTDLRDSMDEQCIADIAACIVGGKMIDRSKEALDKIYEQGSNESERILDALKVYDIKRFTKEFQYCVNEIITICNKGKSEKLRDIVFGKKASNAFPSFFAIIMIAFHELIVKESKDITDYSGIRKAIYNLAKKIGINRKAKAEDRRNNVDQVKVLIRDFFTEKENKKKIYNTPSIIDIESILNRAESELPNHELKPGLLSLENHRYIDEKLIENVIKTICAIANNGLDKTGKIIIGVTDKKTDADRIKELDNIECRQIGKWFVPGVNREAKFLRISEEDYFSIWTNAIKNSDLSPSLRDSVLSHLGFPSWDGLRLILIKILPQKELSYVGEELYWRNGDATELASNAKQIVMLGNRF; translated from the coding sequence ATGGCTGAATTGGAGCCCCAAGCTAAATCAATCCAATATGTCTACACATCATGGTACAGCGAAAACAAGCTTTATGTAAACCGTCGGTATCAGAGAAAGTTGGTTTGGACTTTGAAAGAAAAGCAAAAACTCATCGAGTCAATTATTAAAAAATATCCCATTCCAGCAATTTTAATTGCAGAGTTAGATAATCCTCCTGAAACTTATGAGATTATAGATGGCTTGCAAAGACTGCACAGTATTATTTCCTTCATTGAAACTGCTTTTTGTACTGAATATAAAAAGTATTTCGATCTTCAGTATTTTCCAACAGCGAAGAGTCGAGCAGATGAAGGAGCATTCGTACCGAACCCCAAAGCAAAGTCATATCTTTCTCAGAAAGAAGTTACCGCGATATTAGACTATAATCTCGCATTTTCACTAATGCGTAATGCCACAGAAACTGAAGTCAATGATGTTTTTGACAGAATTAATACATATGGGCATCGTTTAAGTGATCAAGAAAGGCGTCAGGCTGGTGTACAAAATGATTTTTCTAATATGGTCAGAGAAATTGCGTCCATCCTTCGAGGAGATCAAACTGACACTAATATTTTGACTCTGCAACAGATGCCATCTATCAGTATTGATTTACCAAAGACAAAACAGAATTATACTGTTCAGGCTGATGATGTATTTTGGGTCAAACAAGGTATTCTGAGGTCAACTGATTTGCGAGATAGCATGGATGAACAATGTATCGCGGATATAGCTGCCTGCATTGTAGGTGGAAAAATGATTGACCGCTCAAAGGAAGCTCTTGATAAAATTTATGAACAAGGAAGCAATGAATCAGAAAGAATTTTGGATGCTCTTAAAGTATATGACATTAAACGATTTACCAAGGAATTTCAATACTGTGTTAATGAAATTATTACGATTTGCAATAAAGGAAAATCTGAAAAGCTAAGAGATATTGTTTTTGGAAAGAAAGCAAGTAATGCTTTTCCATCTTTTTTTGCTATTATTATGATTGCATTTCATGAATTAATTGTTAAAGAAAGCAAAGATATAACTGATTATTCAGGTATCAGAAAAGCAATTTATAACCTGGCTAAAAAAATAGGCATAAACCGCAAGGCTAAAGCTGAGGATCGCCGTAATAATGTAGACCAAGTTAAAGTATTAATTAGAGATTTTTTTACTGAAAAAGAAAATAAAAAAAAGATTTATAATACTCCTTCAATAATTGATATTGAATCTATCTTGAATAGAGCAGAAAGCGAGCTACCTAACCATGAACTAAAACCGGGACTTCTTTCACTTGAAAATCATCGATATATTGATGAAAAGCTTATTGAAAATGTGATCAAAACAATCTGTGCAATCGCGAACAATGGTCTAGACAAAACTGGAAAAATAATTATTGGAGTGACTGATAAAAAGACCGATGCGGATCGAATTAAAGAGCTGGATAATATAGAGTGTAGACAGATTGGAAAGTGGTTTGTCCCTGGTGTAAATCGAGAAGCTAAATTCCTACGTATATCAGAAGAAGACTACTTTTCAATATGGACAAATGCAATCAAAAATTCTGATTTATCTCCATCACTTAGGGACTCAGTGCTATCACATCTGGGTTTCCCTTCATGGGATGGCTTACGTCTTATCCTTATTAAGATTTTGCCCCAGAAGGAACTGTCATATGTTGGAGAAGAACTATACTGGCGTAATGGTGATGCCACTGAACTAGCAAGCAATGCCAAACAGATTGTTATGTTGGGGAACCGCTTTTAA
- a CDS encoding RNA recognition motif domain-containing protein, which produces MSIRLYIGNLPKEEVNRDELQAIFAEAGDNFSTKVIKDRKTGKCRGFGFVTVATDEEADQFIEKFNGLMFKDTALKIEKALPRSKNVEKEPSKEKEKPNQDSTSSSSNNPPPRRNNNKNKSKRKHQQTTSDPAGIQPDPRWANELAKLKEMLSAQTTNS; this is translated from the coding sequence ATGTCCATTCGCCTGTACATAGGTAACTTACCTAAAGAAGAAGTAAACCGTGATGAGCTGCAAGCTATTTTTGCTGAAGCCGGTGACAACTTTAGCACAAAAGTGATTAAAGATCGTAAAACTGGTAAATGTCGGGGCTTCGGCTTCGTCACGGTGGCAACGGATGAGGAGGCTGATCAATTCATTGAAAAGTTCAATGGTCTTATGTTCAAGGATACTGCCTTGAAAATTGAAAAAGCCCTGCCACGATCCAAGAATGTAGAGAAAGAACCATCTAAGGAGAAAGAAAAACCCAATCAGGACTCAACTTCATCTAGCAGCAACAATCCTCCCCCTCGCCGTAACAACAACAAGAATAAGTCTAAGCGTAAGCATCAACAGACTACATCTGACCCCGCTGGAATTCAACCCGATCCCCGTTGGGCTAATGAATTGGCAAAGCTGAAAGAAATGTTATCGGCTCAAACTACTAACTCTTAA
- a CDS encoding DUF2157 domain-containing protein: MPSDKFRHQLRQEAQQWQTEGLIDAGLYAQLAERYQFSDLEVAARNRFVVILLVLGSLLLGLGMITFVAANWQAWSRWLKVTLLLSVFFGINIAGFYLWRDPTQGRHCRLGQGLLLLGALTLGANIALMSQMFHQSGPLYQLYLIWGLGVLAMAYSLRLTLLGMLAMVLIGLGYVRGMSQPEFLAITELSWLRLIIQHMPVFAGLLFIPLAYWCRSRWMFRLSAIAVVAALEWNLINFELWPYPGWIAAIACALPPALLWSYGGFLGRIQPNLQEFNSTARTLGITFLSLSFYFLSFHVLWDSSPSVKPLVDVTSILLEPAVIDSVILGSLTIWAWSRLLRRMDSITKGVAIMIVISALVPYWHLSIGILPIIAVFIFNLLLFLIDIGLIRAGLAEGKRGLFWGGMVLLTLQILTRMLEYDTALLVKSIVLFLCGLGIIGAGLWFERYLKSEL; encoded by the coding sequence ATGCCTTCCGATAAATTTCGTCACCAGTTACGTCAAGAAGCACAACAATGGCAAACAGAAGGGTTGATTGATGCTGGCCTATACGCTCAATTAGCGGAACGCTATCAATTTAGTGACCTGGAAGTAGCGGCCCGTAATCGATTCGTCGTAATTTTGCTAGTTCTAGGCAGTCTTCTCTTAGGCTTGGGCATGATCACCTTTGTGGCAGCCAACTGGCAAGCCTGGTCTCGGTGGTTGAAAGTGACCTTGCTTCTGAGTGTCTTCTTCGGGATCAACATTGCTGGCTTCTATCTATGGCGAGACCCAACCCAAGGTAGGCATTGCCGTTTGGGACAGGGTTTATTACTTTTAGGAGCCCTGACTTTAGGAGCCAATATAGCACTGATGTCCCAAATGTTCCACCAAAGTGGACCACTCTATCAGTTATACCTGATTTGGGGATTAGGAGTCTTAGCCATGGCTTATAGCCTACGCTTGACCCTATTAGGGATGCTGGCAATGGTCTTGATTGGGTTAGGGTATGTGCGAGGAATGTCCCAGCCAGAATTTTTGGCAATCACAGAGTTGTCTTGGCTAAGGCTAATCATACAACATATGCCAGTGTTTGCGGGTTTACTGTTTATTCCCTTGGCTTACTGGTGTCGTTCACGATGGATGTTTCGCTTAAGTGCGATCGCAGTAGTTGCTGCCCTGGAATGGAACTTGATCAACTTCGAGCTATGGCCTTATCCCGGTTGGATTGCTGCGATCGCATGCGCTCTACCACCAGCCTTGTTATGGTCATACGGGGGTTTCCTGGGAAGAATTCAGCCCAACCTCCAGGAATTTAATAGCACAGCCCGCACCCTTGGGATCACCTTCCTCAGCCTATCATTTTATTTTTTGTCTTTCCACGTGTTATGGGATAGTTCCCCATCAGTCAAACCGCTAGTTGACGTCACCTCAATACTCCTGGAACCTGCCGTGATTGATAGTGTCATTTTAGGTAGCTTAACGATCTGGGCATGGAGCAGACTGTTACGTCGAATGGACTCAATCACTAAGGGTGTGGCTATTATGATTGTGATCAGCGCCCTAGTTCCCTATTGGCATCTCAGTATTGGTATTCTACCGATCATAGCGGTATTCATCTTCAATCTGCTTTTATTCCTAATCGACATCGGTTTAATCCGCGCCGGACTAGCAGAGGGGAAACGAGGTTTATTCTGGGGTGGCATGGTGCTACTGACGCTGCAAATTTTGACCCGGATGCTGGAGTACGATACTGCTTTGTTAGTCAAATCCATAGTCTTATTCCTCTGTGGGCTAGGTATTATTGGTGCTGGACTATGGTTTGAGCGCTATTTGAAGTCTGAATTATGA
- a CDS encoding DUF4058 family protein yields the protein MPNPFPGMNPYLEQPEYWSDFHNQLVAALARALIPKLLPKYRVVTDKWVYKIAGSTKIAIGRPDVTVQQSRDASAAMATAVAVSEPLVQPIKVAVPLREEVRQSYIEVKDVATKEVVTAIEVISPANKRGEGRQKYEAKRQQIFESMTHLVEIDLLRDGEPLPVSNSSNPSHYRILVSRSNTRPTADLYLFNLCDRIPSFPLPLLPGDTEPMVELQTLVDQLYEELGYESFIDYSTSPPLPWSEDDVASWARDRRENL from the coding sequence ATGCCTAACCCATTTCCAGGGATGAATCCCTACCTTGAACAACCGGAATATTGGTCGGATTTCCACAACCAATTGGTGGCGGCTTTGGCTAGAGCATTAATTCCCAAACTGCTACCTAAATATCGGGTAGTCACCGATAAGTGGGTTTATAAGATTGCTGGCTCAACCAAGATTGCCATTGGTAGACCCGATGTTACGGTTCAACAAAGCCGAGATGCTTCAGCCGCAATGGCTACAGCAGTTGCGGTATCTGAACCGTTAGTTCAACCCATTAAGGTAGCTGTTCCTTTACGAGAAGAAGTCCGACAATCCTACATCGAGGTTAAAGATGTAGCCACTAAGGAAGTGGTGACAGCGATTGAAGTTATCTCCCCTGCCAATAAACGAGGAGAAGGGCGTCAGAAATACGAAGCCAAACGGCAGCAGATATTCGAGAGTATGACTCATTTGGTAGAAATTGACCTGTTGCGAGATGGGGAACCCCTGCCTGTTTCTAACAGCAGTAATCCGAGTCATTATCGGATATTAGTCAGTCGTTCTAATACCCGTCCCACTGCTGACTTGTACCTTTTTAATTTATGCGATCGCATTCCCTCTTTTCCGCTTCCCCTTCTTCCTGGGGATACCGAACCAATGGTAGAATTACAGACATTGGTGGATCAGCTGTATGAGGAGTTAGGCTACGAGTCTTTTATTGACTATAGCACTAGTCCGCCACTCCCTTGGTCGGAGGATGATGTGGCATCTTGGGCAAGAGATCGTCGAGAAAATTTGTGA
- a CDS encoding Uma2 family endonuclease, with amino-acid sequence MSSQLDPLLKLIVPPSLDLKVSYQQFEQLATANRDLRLERTAQGKLIVNPPTGWETGKRNLSITRQLGNWYEENPEKGEAFDSSTGFELPNGSNRSPDSSWVSRDRWDALTEEQKQTFPKVCPDFVIELRSKSDSLKELQAKMQEYMDNGLRLGWLIDPQNRQVEIYRSGQKTEVIDNPKELSGEAVLPGFKLKLKGIVN; translated from the coding sequence ATGTCAAGTCAACTAGACCCCCTACTCAAGCTAATAGTCCCACCATCGTTAGACCTCAAAGTCAGTTACCAACAATTTGAACAATTAGCCACTGCTAACCGAGACCTGAGATTAGAAAGAACTGCCCAAGGAAAATTGATTGTGAATCCACCAACAGGATGGGAAACTGGTAAAAGAAATCTTAGTATTACCAGGCAATTGGGCAATTGGTATGAGGAAAACCCGGAAAAAGGAGAAGCATTTGACTCATCTACCGGATTTGAACTTCCCAATGGCTCCAATCGTTCCCCTGATAGCTCTTGGGTGTCACGTGACCGCTGGGATGCACTCACCGAGGAACAAAAACAAACGTTCCCTAAAGTATGTCCTGATTTCGTGATTGAGTTGCGATCAAAGTCTGACAGTCTGAAGGAGCTACAGGCAAAAATGCAAGAGTATATGGACAATGGCTTGCGCTTGGGGTGGCTAATTGACCCTCAGAATCGACAGGTTGAAATCTATCGCTCAGGACAAAAAACTGAGGTTATAGATAATCCCAAGGAGTTATCTGGAGAAGCAGTGCTTCCCGGTTTTAAACTTAAATTAAAAGGTATTGTAAACTGA
- the rpiA gene encoding ribose-5-phosphate isomerase RpiA: MSAEIDPIKLMKQEVGKAAAKRVQSGMIVGLGTGSTTAYAIQFLGDRLNSGEIKDIVGIPTSFQAEVLAKQYGIPLTTLDAVDHIDVAIDGADEVDPQKNLIKGGGAAHTREKIVDSLAKQFIVVVDSTKIVDSLGSTFLLPVEVIPMAITPVMNAIEKLGGKPELRMGVKKAGPVITDQGNMVVDVKFDAIDNPADLEKTINNIPGVLENGLFVGVTDLVLVGEVKDGQTVIREI, from the coding sequence ATGAGTGCAGAAATTGACCCCATTAAGCTAATGAAACAGGAAGTTGGCAAAGCAGCTGCCAAGCGGGTGCAGTCGGGAATGATTGTGGGGCTAGGCACTGGTTCAACAACTGCCTATGCAATTCAGTTTTTAGGCGATCGCTTAAACTCTGGAGAGATTAAGGATATTGTAGGGATCCCCACCTCTTTCCAGGCAGAAGTCTTGGCGAAACAGTACGGTATTCCTTTGACTACCCTTGATGCGGTGGATCACATAGATGTAGCGATTGATGGTGCTGACGAAGTCGATCCCCAGAAAAATTTGATTAAGGGGGGTGGCGCTGCCCACACCCGTGAGAAAATTGTAGATTCCCTGGCCAAACAATTTATCGTAGTAGTCGATAGCACTAAAATAGTTGACAGCTTGGGGTCTACCTTCCTATTACCTGTAGAAGTTATCCCGATGGCAATCACACCAGTTATGAATGCCATTGAAAAGCTAGGGGGTAAACCGGAACTGCGCATGGGGGTCAAAAAAGCTGGACCAGTGATTACAGATCAGGGAAATATGGTCGTTGATGTTAAATTTGACGCCATTGATAACCCAGCTGATCTAGAGAAAACTATCAATAATATTCCTGGTGTTCTGGAGAATGGTTTATTTGTTGGGGTTACCGATCTGGTTCTAGTTGGAGAAGTTAAGGATGGTCAGACCGTGATCCGGGAAATTTAA
- a CDS encoding IS630 transposase-related protein: MPVPYSYDLRKKVISAIDDGMVKTQAVRLFEKSIITINIWLKKIN; this comes from the coding sequence ATGCCAGTTCCTTACAGTTACGATTTAAGAAAAAAAGTGATTAGTGCTATCGACGATGGCATGGTAAAAACTCAAGCTGTTCGTTTATTTGAAAAAAGCATAATTACAATTAATATCTGGTTAAAAAAGATAAATTAA
- a CDS encoding sensor histidine kinase — MSARTTPQVSTINPSIPKILRYVEWAFLVMVTLRLIFPILNKSLPYEANNSYYLVFWVLGVLAILSFFFPIRRPMWQRRAYIFAEIACLLLTRIFSQVGLDLLLCIYLAKSCFLLRRRDVIITVVLAGIAWHIGLAWWFMNGFLTDLSNPIEEQKALFEERVKMIQEAPQVLLADTIFNNLVLYISMSILILLLCFTLVAEYRSRQQAIALTQEVELLAADLERTRIARDIHDSLGHTLTSLDVQLELAQRLYERNSNKLQPALETAKLLASQSVQEVRRAVTTMREETFDLNTALIQLMESFISHPSITVKSKIDLPQLPLQTNHQLYCVVKEGLENIRKHSQAQVIHLRGYASADAVILELKDDGIGFDIAKPTQGFGLRGMQERVQLIGGSIQLDSTPGQGTCIQIRIPR, encoded by the coding sequence ATGTCAGCTCGGACAACTCCTCAGGTTTCGACCATTAATCCTTCAATTCCCAAAATCCTGCGCTATGTGGAATGGGCATTCTTAGTCATGGTGACCCTGAGACTGATTTTTCCCATCCTGAATAAATCATTGCCCTATGAGGCCAATAACAGTTACTATCTAGTCTTCTGGGTATTAGGAGTTTTGGCCATTCTGAGCTTTTTCTTTCCAATTCGTCGCCCCATGTGGCAGCGACGAGCCTATATCTTTGCCGAAATTGCCTGTCTGTTACTAACACGTATCTTTAGTCAGGTGGGTTTGGATCTCCTTCTCTGTATATACTTAGCCAAAAGCTGTTTTCTGTTGCGTCGTCGGGACGTGATCATCACGGTTGTTTTAGCCGGTATTGCCTGGCATATAGGTTTAGCGTGGTGGTTTATGAATGGTTTTCTCACTGATCTCTCAAACCCAATTGAAGAGCAGAAAGCTCTTTTTGAAGAGCGAGTAAAAATGATCCAAGAGGCTCCCCAAGTATTGCTTGCAGATACGATTTTCAATAACCTTGTACTCTATATTTCTATGAGCATACTGATTCTTCTGCTCTGTTTTACCTTAGTAGCTGAGTACAGGAGTCGTCAGCAAGCAATCGCCTTAACTCAGGAAGTTGAATTGCTAGCCGCAGATTTAGAACGCACCCGCATTGCTCGCGATATTCATGATTCATTGGGCCATACTTTGACCTCCCTTGATGTGCAGCTAGAATTAGCACAACGACTCTACGAACGAAACTCTAATAAGCTTCAACCAGCGTTAGAGACGGCCAAACTGCTGGCCAGCCAATCCGTACAAGAAGTGCGTCGGGCAGTGACCACCATGCGAGAAGAGACCTTTGATCTGAATACAGCGCTGATACAGTTGATGGAATCATTCATATCCCACCCCTCCATAACGGTTAAAAGCAAAATAGATTTGCCCCAGCTGCCGTTACAAACCAATCATCAGCTTTACTGTGTGGTTAAGGAAGGATTGGAAAATATCCGCAAACACAGTCAAGCCCAGGTTATTCACCTCCGGGGATATGCTTCTGCTGATGCGGTTATCCTTGAACTAAAGGACGACGGTATTGGCTTTGATATTGCTAAACCCACCCAGGGTTTTGGCCTCAGGGGTATGCAGGAGAGAGTTCAGCTGATAGGTGGATCGATACAATTAGATAGCACACCGGGACAAGGCACCTGTATTCAGATTAGGATACCACGATGA